A window of the Microvirga terrae genome harbors these coding sequences:
- the sugE gene encoding quaternary ammonium compound efflux SMR transporter SugE, giving the protein MAWTWLALAGLFEIGWAIGLKYTDGFTRPVPSALTVVSMIISVLLLGIALKTLPVGTGYAVWTGIGTVGTAILGIILFNEPATAMRLVCIGLIVAGILGLKLASG; this is encoded by the coding sequence ATGGCATGGACTTGGCTCGCTCTTGCCGGCTTGTTCGAAATCGGCTGGGCGATCGGCCTGAAATACACGGATGGCTTCACCCGCCCGGTCCCGTCCGCTCTCACGGTCGTGAGCATGATCATCAGCGTGCTGCTGCTCGGAATCGCGCTGAAAACCCTCCCCGTCGGGACCGGCTATGCGGTCTGGACCGGGATCGGCACGGTCGGAACAGCCATTCTCGGCATCATCCTCTTCAACGAGCCCGCCACCGCCATGCGCCTCGTCTGCATCGGGCTGATCGTGGCCGGAATCCTCGGCCTCAAGTTAGCCTCAGGCTAG
- a CDS encoding sensor domain-containing diguanylate cyclase codes for MTAFAHIRPKSAARGLKAFVAVVCLVIVGLEGWRDWSEREQETARISAETVNLAKSLVQHAEDTFEVADALLVDVVDRVEMGGVLPNAVKRLDTFLVERVQSLQRIKALSVYENDGFLLTSSLPGHRGKVNVEDQAFFRHHKESTSSDWFLGPLIRDPLGGDWVLTLSRRIDKPDGSFGGVVQASIPPRYFANFFGRFDVGTQGSITLIHRDGTVLSRSPYIERAIGSSISSDPLFKEKRGSGSYDYVSPFDNVARMGGYHRNHVFPIGVLASVGRDEALASWNREFIFRGVVISLLVGTLATLGWALAAELRRREETEAELSVLAVTDGLTGLANRRMFDKQLETEWLRASREKSPVSLLLIDVDQFKAYNDIYGHQAGDECLRTLARAVASAARRPGDLAARYGGEELVVLLPDLDEDGAALVAEDIRAKVEALRVRHEASFPSRILTVSIGSATRIPSLDRTRIGPADLIALADDALYKAKQAGRNRVATAKAA; via the coding sequence ATGACTGCATTCGCTCACATCAGGCCGAAATCGGCGGCACGAGGGCTCAAGGCCTTCGTGGCCGTGGTCTGCCTCGTGATCGTCGGCCTCGAGGGCTGGCGCGACTGGAGCGAGCGCGAGCAGGAAACCGCCCGGATCAGCGCCGAGACGGTGAATCTCGCCAAATCGCTCGTCCAGCATGCCGAGGATACCTTCGAGGTGGCGGACGCGCTTCTGGTGGACGTGGTCGACCGGGTCGAGATGGGCGGCGTCCTTCCCAACGCGGTCAAGAGGCTGGACACCTTCCTGGTCGAGCGGGTGCAATCCCTGCAGCGCATCAAGGCGCTGTCGGTCTATGAGAACGACGGTTTCCTCCTGACGAGCTCCCTGCCCGGGCACCGGGGCAAGGTGAACGTGGAGGACCAGGCTTTTTTCCGGCACCACAAGGAATCCACCAGCAGCGACTGGTTCCTGGGGCCCCTGATCCGCGATCCCCTCGGCGGAGACTGGGTTCTGACCCTGTCCCGCCGCATCGACAAGCCGGACGGCAGCTTCGGGGGCGTCGTCCAGGCCAGCATTCCGCCGCGTTATTTCGCCAATTTCTTCGGCCGCTTCGATGTCGGCACGCAGGGCAGCATCACGCTCATTCACCGGGACGGGACGGTCCTGTCGCGCTCCCCCTACATCGAGCGCGCCATCGGATCGAGCATCTCGAGCGATCCGCTCTTCAAGGAAAAGCGGGGCTCGGGCTCCTACGACTACGTCTCCCCGTTCGACAACGTGGCCCGCATGGGCGGCTACCACCGCAACCACGTCTTCCCCATCGGGGTCCTCGCGTCCGTGGGCCGGGACGAGGCTCTGGCGAGCTGGAACCGGGAATTCATTTTCCGCGGCGTGGTCATCAGCCTGCTCGTGGGCACGCTGGCCACGCTCGGCTGGGCCCTGGCGGCGGAGCTGCGCCGGCGCGAGGAGACGGAGGCCGAGCTCTCTGTGCTGGCGGTCACCGACGGCCTGACGGGACTGGCCAACCGGCGCATGTTCGACAAGCAGCTCGAGACCGAATGGCTCCGCGCGTCGCGGGAGAAGTCGCCGGTTTCCCTGCTGCTCATCGACGTGGACCAGTTCAAGGCCTACAACGACATCTACGGGCACCAGGCCGGCGACGAATGCCTGCGCACCCTCGCCCGGGCGGTGGCCAGCGCGGCCCGCAGGCCCGGCGATCTGGCGGCCCGCTACGGCGGCGAGGAGCTCGTGGTCCTCCTGCCGGATCTGGACGAGGACGGCGCGGCCCTCGTGGCCGAGGACATCCGGGCGAAGGTCGAGGCGCTTCGCGTGCGCCACGAGGCCAGCTTCCCGTCCCGGATTCTCACGGTCAGCATCGGCAGCGCGACCCGCATTCCGAGCCTGGACCGGACCCGGATCGGTCCGGCGGACCTGATCGCCCTCGCGGACGACGCGCTCTACAAGGCCAAGCAGGCTGGCCGCAACCGCGTCGCGACCGCCAAGGCCGCCTGA